In the Pseudomonadota bacterium genome, AGGACGCTACCAGATCGCGTCAGTGTTGGCCCGAGGGGGGAGCAGCACCATCTATCGCGCCCACCCCCTGCACGGGGCGGGCCTGGTCGCCATCAAGCGGCTTCGCGACGACGCCGACGACGACGAGATCCGCCACTTCGAGCGCGAGTTCACGCTGCTGCAGTCGCTGGCCCATCCCGGCCTTCCCCTCGTCATCGAACAGATCGAACAAGACGGCCACCTGCACCTCGTGGAAGAGCTCGTGCCTGGTCACACCCTCGCGGAGCGAATGGCGAGTGAGGGTCCCCTGCCCTGGCGGCAGGCCCTCGACATCGGGCGCGCGCTGCTCGACGTGCTCGCCTGGCTGCATCGCCACGACGTGGTGCATCGCGATCTCACGCCTTCGAACGTGATGCTCGCCGACGACGGCACCGTGCGCCTCATCGATCTCGGCGCCGCGCGGCGATGGCGCCTGGGGCTCGCCCACGACACCGTGCCCCTGGGCACGCCCGGCTACGCGGCGCCGGAGCAGTACGGACGTCGCCAGAGCGACACCCGAACCGACCTCTACAGCCTGGGCGCACTCCTCCATCATCTGGTCTCCGGAATCGACCCCAGCACCCTCGCCTGGCGCTTCCCACCGCTCGACGCCTGCGCCCCGGGCGTTCCCGCGGCCTTCTCGAGCACGGTGGCGCAGGCGCTCTCCATCGACCCCGCGGCGCGCCCCGCGTCGGCCGAGGAGATGGGGCGCAGCCTCGTCGCCGCACCGCAGACTGCGACCGCGCCGCCCGCACGGCACAGCGCCCCGCACATGTGCCTGGCCCATCAGAAAGAGGGCTGGGGCCGTCAGCGACGCACCGAGATCCACGATGAGGGGCTGCGCATCTGCATCCACGGCCATTGGGCGGAATGGCCGTGGAGCACCATCCATCGGCTTCGCGAGACCATCGACAGCAC is a window encoding:
- a CDS encoding serine/threonine protein kinase, which translates into the protein MRFGGVGDVSDLPAGTVVGGRYQIASVLARGGSSTIYRAHPLHGAGLVAIKRLRDDADDDEIRHFEREFTLLQSLAHPGLPLVIEQIEQDGHLHLVEELVPGHTLAERMASEGPLPWRQALDIGRALLDVLAWLHRHDVVHRDLTPSNVMLADDGTVRLIDLGAARRWRLGLAHDTVPLGTPGYAAPEQYGRRQSDTRTDLYSLGALLHHLVSGIDPSTLAWRFPPLDACAPGVPAAFSSTVAQALSIDPAARPASAEEMGRSLVAAPQTATAPPARHSAPHMCLAHQKEGWGRQRRTEIHDEGLRICIHGHWAEWPWSTIHRLRETIDSTTGHPLRIQIASDEGHVDLLGTSRALSALSTQVIARAGLRDDPSRAWRDSYVGTHARCWTRPGGETPPQP